From Streptosporangiales bacterium, one genomic window encodes:
- a CDS encoding redoxin domain-containing protein produces the protein MARWRLVLVVVAVLAVGAAGATWVRGSTWSGEPGERVARRSSENPVVTGETRFSTGRRPPVPAVTGATLDGGRLSMTDLRGHVVVVNVWGSWCLPCQEEAPDLARVARETRRAGVRFVGIDTRDSLVAAREFDREFGIPYPSLSDPQGKIHLAFEGIVPASAVPSTVVVDRDGRIAARVIGRVTYGQLRGLVDDVVAEHRARPATSEASRPG, from the coding sequence GTGGCCCGATGGCGGCTCGTGCTGGTCGTCGTGGCAGTCCTGGCGGTCGGTGCGGCAGGTGCGACGTGGGTCAGGGGATCGACTTGGTCCGGTGAGCCGGGCGAGCGGGTGGCCCGACGGTCCTCCGAGAACCCTGTCGTGACCGGTGAGACGCGGTTCTCGACGGGGCGTCGGCCGCCCGTGCCGGCGGTGACCGGCGCCACGCTCGACGGTGGTCGGCTGAGCATGACCGATCTACGCGGTCACGTGGTCGTGGTGAACGTGTGGGGCTCGTGGTGTCTCCCGTGTCAGGAGGAGGCGCCGGACCTGGCTCGGGTGGCGCGGGAGACGCGCCGCGCCGGCGTGCGGTTCGTCGGCATCGACACCCGGGACAGCCTGGTCGCGGCGCGGGAGTTCGACCGCGAGTTCGGCATCCCGTACCCGAGCCTGAGTGATCCGCAGGGCAAGATCCACCTTGCCTTCGAGGGCATCGTCCCGGCCAGTGCCGTGCCCAGCACCGTCGTGGTCGACCGGGACGGCCGGATCGCCGCCCGGGTGATCGGACGGGTCACCTACGGGCAGCTCCGTGGACTGGTCGACGACGTCGTCGCCGAACACCGCGCTCGTCCGGCCACCTCGGAAGCGAGCAGACCCGGATGA
- a CDS encoding redoxin domain-containing protein, with amino-acid sequence MARRARLALAGVACGVLIAAAGCGGAGGASTSDNQRYIAGSGQVDVVSPEKRSPAPILVGKTLEGAQLSTASYRGKVVVLNWWASWCPPCRAEAPALRAVYAKTKADGVRFVGVNFKDNRTNAVLFEREFDVTYPSIYDQPGETALAFRGQLPPAAVPSTIVIDRNGRVAARIIGQTNYTGLLDVVRQVADE; translated from the coding sequence ATGGCCCGTAGGGCGCGGCTCGCGCTCGCCGGCGTGGCCTGTGGCGTACTGATCGCAGCGGCAGGTTGCGGAGGCGCGGGCGGGGCGAGCACGTCGGACAATCAGCGGTACATAGCAGGGTCCGGCCAGGTGGATGTCGTCTCGCCAGAGAAGCGTTCGCCGGCGCCGATCCTCGTCGGTAAGACGTTGGAGGGCGCGCAGTTGAGTACGGCGTCGTACCGCGGCAAGGTCGTCGTTCTGAACTGGTGGGCGTCGTGGTGCCCGCCGTGCCGGGCGGAGGCACCGGCGCTGCGGGCCGTCTACGCGAAGACGAAAGCCGATGGCGTGCGGTTCGTCGGCGTCAACTTCAAGGACAACCGCACCAACGCCGTCCTCTTCGAGCGCGAGTTCGACGTCACCTACCCGAGCATCTACGACCAGCCTGGCGAGACCGCGCTCGCCTTTCGCGGCCAGCTGCCACCGGCCGCCGTGCCCAGCACGATCGTGATCGACCGGAACGGACGAGTGGCTGCACGGATCATCGGCCAGACGAACTACACCGGCCTGCTCGACGTGGTGCGGCAGGTCGCCGATGAGTGA